In Dromiciops gliroides isolate mDroGli1 chromosome 4, mDroGli1.pri, whole genome shotgun sequence, one DNA window encodes the following:
- the ASF1A gene encoding histone chaperone ASF1A, with amino-acid sequence MAKVQVNNVVVLDNPSPFYNPFQFEITFECIEDLSEDLEWKIIYVGSAESEEYDQVLDSVLVGPVPAGRHMFVFQADAPNPGLIPDADAVGVTVVLITCTYRGQEFIRVGYYVNNEYTETELRENPPVKPDFSKLQRNILASNPRVTRFHINWEDNTEKLEDAESSNPNLQSLLSTDALPSASKGWSTSENSLNVMLESHMDCM; translated from the exons ATGGCAAAGGTTCAGGTGAACAATGTAGTGGTTTTGGACAATCCTTCTCCTTTCTACAACCCCTTTCAGTTCGAAATCACGTTTGAGTGCATAGAGGATTTGTCGGAAG ACTTGGAGTGGAAAATTATCTATGTGGGTtcagcagaaagtgaagaatacgACCAAGTATTAGACTCTGTTTTAGTGGGCCCTGTTCCTGCAGGAAGGCATATGTTTGTATTTCAG GCTGATGCACCAAATCCAGGACTTATTCCAGATGCAGATGCAGTAGGTGTAACAGTTGTGCTAATTACATGTACCTATCGAGGTCAAGAATTTATTAGAGTTGGCTATTATGTAAATAATGAATATACGGAGACAGAATTAAGGGAAAACCCACCAGTAAAACCAGACTTTTCTAAG cTTCAAAGGAATATTTTGGCATCTAATCCCAGGGTCACAAGATTCCACATTAACTGGGAAGACAATACTGAAAAACTGGAAGATGCAGAGAGCAGTAACCCAAACCTACAGTCACTTCTTTCAACAGATGCATTGCCTTCAGCATCAAAGGGATGGtcaacatcagaaaattcattaaATGTCATGTTAGAATCCCATATGGACTGCATGTGA